The following proteins are encoded in a genomic region of Drosophila bipectinata strain 14024-0381.07 chromosome XL, DbipHiC1v2, whole genome shotgun sequence:
- the OtopLa gene encoding proton channel OtopLc isoform X11 translates to MGGGEVKVATVDVEGGDNMATLPVSRSHTAGSTDSAEKNNAANKEMELKNVMPQPLQRTSLFIVTSLVYAILLIVVCIAYVISDVTTHRLPVLYYETFFTYLYGVSILFLLYVFCFLLQESSCCNGGNGGSKPKPQPKEKKSKKAKNADPADSKDAKGSKDSGKAAKGAAYQEAPVDAEVAVTPKNVRKRKTTHSDPTHGSFFLRVGAIAFGLGAMIYIGLEFGSFFEIPFDSPCHHILIGVNPLLQMIFTFMQMYFIFMNARLNIHRFKVIARFGLMHVVATNICVWIRTLVKESLLEITIYHQKNDPEPGASSIAHSIRQHALRHAGTVLRTHAGPNSEFEVLDGEDILPKDVYKTDNVLSKLVRNTVDGISKSLGMGGDSVTSTTTSTTTTTRAPYTTPGYQWHSTTMARKLKKFITSATTAATNSISGGGSSTSTSSSTSTSTTTTTTTIPPPSSTSTYIPSSSTFTTAFPSSPSQSAGNLETSSSFSGLQRILSSAAAPVDGFGPASTASSGTGAGTGLDAFLASSLSPESSTQGPGASIMNNLFGQGPMENSFQTYTDFGHEESTGLVSFENLESLDNIYPAALSSNIGTLNSTACGRIDIMGTIVYDSAPYLYPFIIEYSLIGAVVLYVMWKHIGRYPGRMNDEDLEHRLEVMLSRRAVAMAQQARSGRVDCVGSSKGLFFGLLLLVGALICLILFFVLVRHQQFSLLAIYLADASHCILMAFAILAIIVGFIRVKNLKFRCEEQSNLNDILLRISAFGLFTYSVFSIIAGSLKVLESEPSLLVTTTGGVAVFQVILQLLFIADVSRRRVHLPEHDRSKPGRQIVTFLLICNVAMFAIYTFEAQKVFANPVQLEFYGFVPWSIIQRITLPLCIFHRFHSAVTLAEIWKTTYKARLE, encoded by the exons atGGGCGGCGGTGAAGTGAAGGTCGCTACCGTCGACGTCGAGGGCGGGGACAATATGGCCACCCTACCGGTGTCCCGTTCCCACACCGCCGGCAGCACCGATTCCGCCGAGAAGAATAATGCCGCCAACAAGGAAATGGAGCTGAAGAACGTCATGCCGCAGCCGCTCCAGAG GACATCGCTATTTATTGTGACCAGCCTGGTGTATGCGATCCTCCTGATCGTCGTCTGCATCGCTTACGTAATCAGTGACGTGACTACACACCGCCTGCCGGTGCTCTACTACGAGACATTCTTCACCTATCTGTACGGCGTCAGCATACTCTTCCTCCTCTATGTCTTCTGTTTCCTGCTGCAGG AAAGCTCTTGCTGCAACGGCGGCAACGGTGGCAGCAAACCGAAACCCCAGCCCAAGGAGAAAAAGTCGAAGAAAGCCAAGAATGCCGATCCGGCCGATTCGAAGGACGCGAAGGGCTCTAAGGACTCTGGCAAGGCCGCCAAGGGCGCCGCCTATCAG gAAGCACCCGTGGATGCCGAGGTGGCCGTCACCCCGAAGAATGTGCGAAAGAGGAAGACCACCCACAGCGATCCCACCCATGGCAGTTTCTTCCTGCGAGTAGGAGCCATAG CTTTCGGTCTTGGTGCCATGATCTACATTGGACTGGAGTTTGGCTCGTTCTTCGAGATCCCCTTCGATTCGCCGTGCCACCACATTCTGATCGGAGTCAATCCCCTCCTGCAGATGATCTTCACCTTCATGCAGATGTACTTTATATTCATGAACGCCCGG CTGAACATCCACCGATTCAAGGTGATTGCCCGCTTCGGTCTGATGCACGTGGTGGCCACCAATATTTGCGTGTGGATCCGCACCCTGGTCAAGGAATCCCTGCTGGAGATCACCATTTACCACCAGAAGAACGACCCCGAGCCGGGAGCCTCCTCCATTGCTCATTCGATCAGGCAACATGCCCTGCGCCATGCCGGCACAGTGCTCCGGACCCATGCCGGACCCAACAGCGAGTTCGAAGTGCTGGACGGTGAGGACATCCTGCCCAAGGATGTCTACAAGACGGACAACGTGCTGTCCAAGCTGGTGCGCAACACAGTCGATGGTATCTCAAAGAGCCTGGGCATGGGCGGCGACTCCGTGACGAGCACCACCACCagtaccaccaccaccacccggGCACCGTACACCACGCCCGGCTACCAATGGCACAGCACTACTATGGCCCGCAAGCTGAAGAAGTTTATCACCAGCGCCACCACCGCGGCCACCAATAGCATCtccggcggcggcagcagcaccTCCACCAGCTCATCCACCAGTacatccaccaccaccaccaccacaacgaTTCCGCCTCCATCTAGCACCAGCACCTACATCCCATCATCATCGACCTTCACCACCGCATTCCCGTCATCGCCGTCGCAGTCGGCCGGAAATTTGGAGACCAGCAGCAGCTTCAGCGGCCTACAGCGAATCCTCTCCAGCGCCGCCGCGCCAGTCGACGGGTTCGGTCCGGCATCTACCGCCAGTTCGGGTACGGGTGCGGGTACGGGACTGGACGCCTTCCTTGCCAGCAGCCTCAGCCCGGAGAGCAGCACTCAGGGCCCGGGCGCCAGCATCATGAACAACCTCTTCGGCCAGGGACCCATGGAGAACAGCTTCCAGACGTACACGGACTTTGGCCATGAGGAGTCCACCGGCCTGGTCAGTTTCGAGAATCTGGAGAGCCTCGACAATATCTATCCGGCTGCCCTGTCCTCCAACATTGGTACACTCAACTCCACCGCCTGTGGACGCATCGATATTATGGGAACGATTGTCTACGATTCGGCCCCGTATCTGTATCCGTTCATCATCGAGTACTCTTTGATCGGGGCGGTGGTGTTGTATGTGATGTGGAAGCACATCGGCCGCTATCCGGGCCGGATGAACGACGAGGATCTGGAGCACCGGCTGGAGGTGATGCTCTCCCGGCGGGCGGTGGCTATGGCTCAGCAGGCGCGTTCCGGACGCGTCGACTGCGTTGGCTCGTCGAAGGGACTCTTCTttgggctgctgctgctggtcgGGGCCCTCATCTGCCTGATACTCTTCTTCGTCTTGGTGCGCCATCAGCAGTTCTCGCTGTTGGCCATCTACCTGGCCGATGCCAGTCACTGCATCCTGATGGCCTTCGCCATACTGGCCATAATAGTGGGCTTTATCAG AGTCAAGAACCTCAAGTTCCGCTGCGAGGAGCAGTCGAACCTCAACGACATCTTGCTGCGCATCTCGGCCTTTGGATTGTTCACCTACTCCGTGTTCAGCATCATTGCCGGCAGCCTGAAGGTACTGGAGAGCGAGCCCAGTCTATTGGTGACGACCACCGGCGGAGTTGCCGTCTTCCAGGTGATCCTCCAGCTGTTATTCATTGCGGACGTGTCCCGGCGACGTGTCCACCTGCCGGAGCACGACCGGAGCAAGCCCGGCCGCCAGATCGTCACCTTCCTACTCATCTGCAACGTGGCCATGTTCGCCATCTACACATTCGAAGCTCAAAAAGTATTCGCCAATCCT GTTCAGCTGGAGTTCTACGGATTCGTGCCCTGGTCGATCATCCAGCGCATCACACTGCCCCTGTGCATCTTCCATCGCTTCCACAGCGCCGTGACACTCGCCGAGATCTGGAAGACCACCTACAAGGCACGCCTGGAGTAA
- the OtopLa gene encoding proton channel OtopLc isoform X12, whose translation MQRCPYIHEMRERLLDQPRETLQLENMERANLLENRQSASESNQLQGDTYHTSPAHQRTPLVPHDLGEDFNLDFDEDYPIDVRRPKNANGKHPPVLMRPQPRTSLFIVTSLVYAILLIVVCIAYVISDVTTHRLPVLYYETFFTYLYGVSILFLLYVFCFLLQESSCCNGGNGGSKPKPQPKEKKSKKAKNADPADSKDAKGSKDSGKAAKGAAYQEAPVDAEVAVTPKNVRKRKTTHSDPTHGSFFLRVGAIAFGLGAMIYIGLEFGSFFEIPFDSPCHHILIGVNPLLQMIFTFMQMYFIFMNARTRPPFQLNIHRFKVIARFGLMHVVATNICVWIRTLVKESLLEITIYHQKNDPEPGASSIAHSIRQHALRHAGTVLRTHAGPNSEFEVLDGEDILPKDVYKTDNVLSKLVRNTVDGISKSLGMGGDSVTSTTTSTTTTTRAPYTTPGYQWHSTTMARKLKKFITSATTAATNSISGGGSSTSTSSSTSTSTTTTTTTIPPPSSTSTYIPSSSTFTTAFPSSPSQSAGNLETSSSFSGLQRILSSAAAPVDGFGPASTASSGTGAGTGLDAFLASSLSPESSTQGPGASIMNNLFGQGPMENSFQTYTDFGHEESTGLVSFENLESLDNIYPAALSSNIGTLNSTACGRIDIMGTIVYDSAPYLYPFIIEYSLIGAVVLYVMWKHIGRYPGRMNDEDLEHRLEVMLSRRAVAMAQQARSGRVDCVGSSKGLFFGLLLLVGALICLILFFVLVRHQQFSLLAIYLADASHCILMAFAILAIIVGFIRVKNLKFRCEEQSNLNDILLRISAFGLFTYSVFSIIAGSLKVLESEPSLLVTTTGGVAVFQVILQLLFIADVSRRRVHLPEHDRSKPGRQIVTFLLICNVAMFAIYTFEAQKVFANPVSRYVQLEFYGFVPWSIIQRITLPLCIFHRFHSAVTLAEIWKTTYKARLE comes from the exons ATGCAGCGGTGTCCCTACATTCATGAGATGCGGGAACGATTGCTGGACCAACCGAGGGAGACACTTCAGCTGGAGAACATGGAGCGGGCCAATCTGCTCGAGAACCGCCAGTCGGCATCCGAATCCAACCAG CTACAAGGCGATACCTACCACACGAGTCCTGCCCACCAGAGGACTCCCCTAGTCCCACACGATCTTGGCGAGGACTTCAATTTGGATTTCGACGAGGACTATCCCATCGATGTGCGACGACCGAAAAATGCCAA CGGCAAACATCCACCGGTCCTGATGCGTCCGCAGCCAAG GACATCGCTATTTATTGTGACCAGCCTGGTGTATGCGATCCTCCTGATCGTCGTCTGCATCGCTTACGTAATCAGTGACGTGACTACACACCGCCTGCCGGTGCTCTACTACGAGACATTCTTCACCTATCTGTACGGCGTCAGCATACTCTTCCTCCTCTATGTCTTCTGTTTCCTGCTGCAGG AAAGCTCTTGCTGCAACGGCGGCAACGGTGGCAGCAAACCGAAACCCCAGCCCAAGGAGAAAAAGTCGAAGAAAGCCAAGAATGCCGATCCGGCCGATTCGAAGGACGCGAAGGGCTCTAAGGACTCTGGCAAGGCCGCCAAGGGCGCCGCCTATCAG gAAGCACCCGTGGATGCCGAGGTGGCCGTCACCCCGAAGAATGTGCGAAAGAGGAAGACCACCCACAGCGATCCCACCCATGGCAGTTTCTTCCTGCGAGTAGGAGCCATAG CTTTCGGTCTTGGTGCCATGATCTACATTGGACTGGAGTTTGGCTCGTTCTTCGAGATCCCCTTCGATTCGCCGTGCCACCACATTCTGATCGGAGTCAATCCCCTCCTGCAGATGATCTTCACCTTCATGCAGATGTACTTTATATTCATGAACGCCCGG ACTAGGCCGCCATTTCAG CTGAACATCCACCGATTCAAGGTGATTGCCCGCTTCGGTCTGATGCACGTGGTGGCCACCAATATTTGCGTGTGGATCCGCACCCTGGTCAAGGAATCCCTGCTGGAGATCACCATTTACCACCAGAAGAACGACCCCGAGCCGGGAGCCTCCTCCATTGCTCATTCGATCAGGCAACATGCCCTGCGCCATGCCGGCACAGTGCTCCGGACCCATGCCGGACCCAACAGCGAGTTCGAAGTGCTGGACGGTGAGGACATCCTGCCCAAGGATGTCTACAAGACGGACAACGTGCTGTCCAAGCTGGTGCGCAACACAGTCGATGGTATCTCAAAGAGCCTGGGCATGGGCGGCGACTCCGTGACGAGCACCACCACCagtaccaccaccaccacccggGCACCGTACACCACGCCCGGCTACCAATGGCACAGCACTACTATGGCCCGCAAGCTGAAGAAGTTTATCACCAGCGCCACCACCGCGGCCACCAATAGCATCtccggcggcggcagcagcaccTCCACCAGCTCATCCACCAGTacatccaccaccaccaccaccacaacgaTTCCGCCTCCATCTAGCACCAGCACCTACATCCCATCATCATCGACCTTCACCACCGCATTCCCGTCATCGCCGTCGCAGTCGGCCGGAAATTTGGAGACCAGCAGCAGCTTCAGCGGCCTACAGCGAATCCTCTCCAGCGCCGCCGCGCCAGTCGACGGGTTCGGTCCGGCATCTACCGCCAGTTCGGGTACGGGTGCGGGTACGGGACTGGACGCCTTCCTTGCCAGCAGCCTCAGCCCGGAGAGCAGCACTCAGGGCCCGGGCGCCAGCATCATGAACAACCTCTTCGGCCAGGGACCCATGGAGAACAGCTTCCAGACGTACACGGACTTTGGCCATGAGGAGTCCACCGGCCTGGTCAGTTTCGAGAATCTGGAGAGCCTCGACAATATCTATCCGGCTGCCCTGTCCTCCAACATTGGTACACTCAACTCCACCGCCTGTGGACGCATCGATATTATGGGAACGATTGTCTACGATTCGGCCCCGTATCTGTATCCGTTCATCATCGAGTACTCTTTGATCGGGGCGGTGGTGTTGTATGTGATGTGGAAGCACATCGGCCGCTATCCGGGCCGGATGAACGACGAGGATCTGGAGCACCGGCTGGAGGTGATGCTCTCCCGGCGGGCGGTGGCTATGGCTCAGCAGGCGCGTTCCGGACGCGTCGACTGCGTTGGCTCGTCGAAGGGACTCTTCTttgggctgctgctgctggtcgGGGCCCTCATCTGCCTGATACTCTTCTTCGTCTTGGTGCGCCATCAGCAGTTCTCGCTGTTGGCCATCTACCTGGCCGATGCCAGTCACTGCATCCTGATGGCCTTCGCCATACTGGCCATAATAGTGGGCTTTATCAG AGTCAAGAACCTCAAGTTCCGCTGCGAGGAGCAGTCGAACCTCAACGACATCTTGCTGCGCATCTCGGCCTTTGGATTGTTCACCTACTCCGTGTTCAGCATCATTGCCGGCAGCCTGAAGGTACTGGAGAGCGAGCCCAGTCTATTGGTGACGACCACCGGCGGAGTTGCCGTCTTCCAGGTGATCCTCCAGCTGTTATTCATTGCGGACGTGTCCCGGCGACGTGTCCACCTGCCGGAGCACGACCGGAGCAAGCCCGGCCGCCAGATCGTCACCTTCCTACTCATCTGCAACGTGGCCATGTTCGCCATCTACACATTCGAAGCTCAAAAAGTATTCGCCAATCCTGTAAGTAGATAT GTTCAGCTGGAGTTCTACGGATTCGTGCCCTGGTCGATCATCCAGCGCATCACACTGCCCCTGTGCATCTTCCATCGCTTCCACAGCGCCGTGACACTCGCCGAGATCTGGAAGACCACCTACAAGGCACGCCTGGAGTAA
- the OtopLa gene encoding proton channel OtopLc isoform X5, which translates to MQRCPYIHEMRERLLDQPRETLQLENMERANLLENRQSASESNQVGTVVKLQGDTYHTSPAHQRTPLVPHDLGEDFNLDFDEDYPIDVRRPKNANGKHPPVLMRPQPRTSLFIVTSLVYAILLIVVCIAYVISDVTTHRLPVLYYETFFTYLYGVSILFLLYVFCFLLQESSCCNGGNGGSKPKPQPKEKKSKKAKNADPADSKDAKGSKDSGKAAKGAAYQEAPVDAEVAVTPKNVRKRKTTHSDPTHGSFFLRVGAIAFGLGAMIYIGLEFGSFFEIPFDSPCHHILIGVNPLLQMIFTFMQMYFIFMNARTRPPFQLNIHRFKVIARFGLMHVVATNICVWIRTLVKESLLEITIYHQKNDPEPGASSIAHSIRQHALRHAGTVLRTHAGPNSEFEVLDGEDILPKDVYKTDNVLSKLVRNTVDGISKSLGMGGDSVTSTTTSTTTTTRAPYTTPGYQWHSTTMARKLKKFITSATTAATNSISGGGSSTSTSSSTSTSTTTTTTTIPPPSSTSTYIPSSSTFTTAFPSSPSQSAGNLETSSSFSGLQRILSSAAAPVDGFGPASTASSGTGAGTGLDAFLASSLSPESSTQGPGASIMNNLFGQGPMENSFQTYTDFGHEESTGLVSFENLESLDNIYPAALSSNIGTLNSTACGRIDIMGTIVYDSAPYLYPFIIEYSLIGAVVLYVMWKHIGRYPGRMNDEDLEHRLEVMLSRRAVAMAQQARSGRVDCVGSSKGLFFGLLLLVGALICLILFFVLVRHQQFSLLAIYLADASHCILMAFAILAIIVGFIRVKNLKFRCEEQSNLNDILLRISAFGLFTYSVFSIIAGSLKVLESEPSLLVTTTGGVAVFQVILQLLFIADVSRRRVHLPEHDRSKPGRQIVTFLLICNVAMFAIYTFEAQKVFANPVSRYVQLEFYGFVPWSIIQRITLPLCIFHRFHSAVTLAEIWKTTYKARLE; encoded by the exons ATGCAGCGGTGTCCCTACATTCATGAGATGCGGGAACGATTGCTGGACCAACCGAGGGAGACACTTCAGCTGGAGAACATGGAGCGGGCCAATCTGCTCGAGAACCGCCAGTCGGCATCCGAATCCAACCAGGTCGGCACTGTGGTGAAG CTACAAGGCGATACCTACCACACGAGTCCTGCCCACCAGAGGACTCCCCTAGTCCCACACGATCTTGGCGAGGACTTCAATTTGGATTTCGACGAGGACTATCCCATCGATGTGCGACGACCGAAAAATGCCAA CGGCAAACATCCACCGGTCCTGATGCGTCCGCAGCCAAG GACATCGCTATTTATTGTGACCAGCCTGGTGTATGCGATCCTCCTGATCGTCGTCTGCATCGCTTACGTAATCAGTGACGTGACTACACACCGCCTGCCGGTGCTCTACTACGAGACATTCTTCACCTATCTGTACGGCGTCAGCATACTCTTCCTCCTCTATGTCTTCTGTTTCCTGCTGCAGG AAAGCTCTTGCTGCAACGGCGGCAACGGTGGCAGCAAACCGAAACCCCAGCCCAAGGAGAAAAAGTCGAAGAAAGCCAAGAATGCCGATCCGGCCGATTCGAAGGACGCGAAGGGCTCTAAGGACTCTGGCAAGGCCGCCAAGGGCGCCGCCTATCAG gAAGCACCCGTGGATGCCGAGGTGGCCGTCACCCCGAAGAATGTGCGAAAGAGGAAGACCACCCACAGCGATCCCACCCATGGCAGTTTCTTCCTGCGAGTAGGAGCCATAG CTTTCGGTCTTGGTGCCATGATCTACATTGGACTGGAGTTTGGCTCGTTCTTCGAGATCCCCTTCGATTCGCCGTGCCACCACATTCTGATCGGAGTCAATCCCCTCCTGCAGATGATCTTCACCTTCATGCAGATGTACTTTATATTCATGAACGCCCGG ACTAGGCCGCCATTTCAG CTGAACATCCACCGATTCAAGGTGATTGCCCGCTTCGGTCTGATGCACGTGGTGGCCACCAATATTTGCGTGTGGATCCGCACCCTGGTCAAGGAATCCCTGCTGGAGATCACCATTTACCACCAGAAGAACGACCCCGAGCCGGGAGCCTCCTCCATTGCTCATTCGATCAGGCAACATGCCCTGCGCCATGCCGGCACAGTGCTCCGGACCCATGCCGGACCCAACAGCGAGTTCGAAGTGCTGGACGGTGAGGACATCCTGCCCAAGGATGTCTACAAGACGGACAACGTGCTGTCCAAGCTGGTGCGCAACACAGTCGATGGTATCTCAAAGAGCCTGGGCATGGGCGGCGACTCCGTGACGAGCACCACCACCagtaccaccaccaccacccggGCACCGTACACCACGCCCGGCTACCAATGGCACAGCACTACTATGGCCCGCAAGCTGAAGAAGTTTATCACCAGCGCCACCACCGCGGCCACCAATAGCATCtccggcggcggcagcagcaccTCCACCAGCTCATCCACCAGTacatccaccaccaccaccaccacaacgaTTCCGCCTCCATCTAGCACCAGCACCTACATCCCATCATCATCGACCTTCACCACCGCATTCCCGTCATCGCCGTCGCAGTCGGCCGGAAATTTGGAGACCAGCAGCAGCTTCAGCGGCCTACAGCGAATCCTCTCCAGCGCCGCCGCGCCAGTCGACGGGTTCGGTCCGGCATCTACCGCCAGTTCGGGTACGGGTGCGGGTACGGGACTGGACGCCTTCCTTGCCAGCAGCCTCAGCCCGGAGAGCAGCACTCAGGGCCCGGGCGCCAGCATCATGAACAACCTCTTCGGCCAGGGACCCATGGAGAACAGCTTCCAGACGTACACGGACTTTGGCCATGAGGAGTCCACCGGCCTGGTCAGTTTCGAGAATCTGGAGAGCCTCGACAATATCTATCCGGCTGCCCTGTCCTCCAACATTGGTACACTCAACTCCACCGCCTGTGGACGCATCGATATTATGGGAACGATTGTCTACGATTCGGCCCCGTATCTGTATCCGTTCATCATCGAGTACTCTTTGATCGGGGCGGTGGTGTTGTATGTGATGTGGAAGCACATCGGCCGCTATCCGGGCCGGATGAACGACGAGGATCTGGAGCACCGGCTGGAGGTGATGCTCTCCCGGCGGGCGGTGGCTATGGCTCAGCAGGCGCGTTCCGGACGCGTCGACTGCGTTGGCTCGTCGAAGGGACTCTTCTttgggctgctgctgctggtcgGGGCCCTCATCTGCCTGATACTCTTCTTCGTCTTGGTGCGCCATCAGCAGTTCTCGCTGTTGGCCATCTACCTGGCCGATGCCAGTCACTGCATCCTGATGGCCTTCGCCATACTGGCCATAATAGTGGGCTTTATCAG AGTCAAGAACCTCAAGTTCCGCTGCGAGGAGCAGTCGAACCTCAACGACATCTTGCTGCGCATCTCGGCCTTTGGATTGTTCACCTACTCCGTGTTCAGCATCATTGCCGGCAGCCTGAAGGTACTGGAGAGCGAGCCCAGTCTATTGGTGACGACCACCGGCGGAGTTGCCGTCTTCCAGGTGATCCTCCAGCTGTTATTCATTGCGGACGTGTCCCGGCGACGTGTCCACCTGCCGGAGCACGACCGGAGCAAGCCCGGCCGCCAGATCGTCACCTTCCTACTCATCTGCAACGTGGCCATGTTCGCCATCTACACATTCGAAGCTCAAAAAGTATTCGCCAATCCTGTAAGTAGATAT GTTCAGCTGGAGTTCTACGGATTCGTGCCCTGGTCGATCATCCAGCGCATCACACTGCCCCTGTGCATCTTCCATCGCTTCCACAGCGCCGTGACACTCGCCGAGATCTGGAAGACCACCTACAAGGCACGCCTGGAGTAA